From a region of the Leptolyngbya sp. FACHB-261 genome:
- the rplR gene encoding 50S ribosomal protein L18 encodes MKVSRKQAARSRHVRIRRKVFGTAERPRLAVFRSNQHIYAQLIDDVAQRTLAAASTVESDLRQALESTATCEASTRIGALIAERAKAQGIEQVVFDRGGNLYHGRVKALADAAREAGLNF; translated from the coding sequence ATGAAAGTCAGTCGCAAACAAGCAGCTCGCAGCAGGCACGTTCGTATCCGTCGCAAGGTTTTTGGTACTGCTGAGCGTCCCCGTCTGGCAGTGTTTCGCTCAAACCAACACATTTATGCCCAGCTGATCGATGATGTTGCTCAGCGCACTTTGGCAGCGGCCTCGACTGTAGAGTCTGATTTACGCCAAGCTCTAGAGTCTACCGCAACCTGTGAAGCTTCCACCCGAATTGGCGCTCTCATTGCTGAGCGGGCGAAAGCTCAAGGGATCGAACAAGTTGTGTTTGACCGCGGCGGTAATCTCTACCATGGCCGCGTGAAAGCTCTGGCTGATGCTGCCCGTGAGGCCGGATTGAACTTCTAA
- a CDS encoding adenylate kinase — protein MTRLIFLGAPGVGKGTQASRLAQKVGVPHISTGDLLRTAVSQQTPLGSKAKAYMDQGQLVPDELVVSLIEERIQEPGAQIGWILDGFPRNVAQANVLEQLLDRMRQHGKQVINLDVPVDVIVQRLLERGRADDTEEVIRNRLSVYQSQTTPLLEFYKTRDQLETINGNASVEEVEASLWQAIQAQPEP, from the coding sequence GTGACTAGGCTGATTTTTTTGGGAGCACCTGGTGTTGGTAAGGGAACTCAAGCCAGCCGTCTTGCGCAAAAAGTTGGGGTACCTCATATCTCAACAGGTGACCTCTTGAGAACAGCTGTTAGCCAGCAAACTCCTTTAGGAAGTAAGGCAAAGGCTTACATGGATCAGGGTCAGCTCGTCCCTGACGAGCTAGTGGTATCCCTGATTGAGGAGCGCATCCAGGAACCAGGTGCCCAGATAGGCTGGATTCTAGATGGTTTTCCCCGAAATGTCGCTCAGGCGAACGTCTTGGAGCAGCTGCTAGACCGTATGCGGCAACACGGCAAGCAGGTTATCAATCTAGATGTGCCAGTAGATGTCATCGTTCAACGTTTGCTTGAACGAGGTCGAGCGGATGACACTGAAGAGGTTATACGCAATCGCTTGAGCGTATATCAGTCACAGACAACTCCCCTTCTTGAGTTTTACAAGACGCGGGACCAGCTTGAGACTATCAATGGCAACGCATCGGTCGAGGAGGTTGAGGCTTCGTTGTGGCAGGCTATTCAGGCACAACCTGAACCCTAG
- the rplX gene encoding 50S ribosomal protein L24: MANRKPKLNDNGKVIRYQVHVKKGDTVQVIAGKDKGKVGEILTVLPKIGKVTVKGVNVKTKHVKPQAEGESGQITTFEGPIHSSNVMLYSKKQNVASRVGYTFTEDGRKVRILKKTGEIID, translated from the coding sequence ATGGCTAACCGTAAACCTAAGCTTAACGACAACGGTAAAGTTATTCGTTACCAGGTACATGTCAAGAAGGGCGATACCGTACAGGTCATTGCTGGTAAGGATAAGGGCAAAGTTGGTGAAATTCTAACCGTGCTCCCCAAAATTGGCAAAGTAACTGTTAAGGGTGTCAACGTCAAAACCAAGCATGTTAAGCCTCAGGCAGAAGGGGAATCTGGCCAGATCACCACTTTTGAGGGGCCAATTCATAGCTCTAACGTAATGCTCTACTCCAAGAAGCAAAACGTAGCTAGCCGAGTAGGTTACACCTTTACAGAAGACGGACGTAAGGTACGGATTCTTAAAAAGACTGGCGAGATTATTGACTAA
- the rpsH gene encoding 30S ribosomal protein S8, producing MAANDTISDMLTRIRNATLAKHPTTNIPATRMTLSIARVLQEEGFIQQFEEVGEGVNRKLVVSLKYRGKTRKPIITALKRVSRPGLRVYSNHKDLPRVLGGIGIAIISTSRGIMTDREARKEGIGGEVLCYIW from the coding sequence ATGGCGGCGAACGACACCATTTCGGATATGCTGACGCGGATCCGGAACGCGACTCTTGCGAAGCACCCGACCACTAACATCCCGGCCACTCGCATGACTTTGAGTATTGCTCGGGTTCTGCAGGAAGAAGGCTTTATTCAGCAATTTGAGGAAGTCGGCGAAGGTGTGAACCGGAAGCTGGTGGTCTCGCTGAAATACAGAGGCAAGACTCGCAAACCGATCATCACAGCGCTCAAGCGAGTCAGCCGACCGGGACTTCGGGTTTATTCCAACCACAAAGACTTACCTCGGGTTCTAGGAGGTATTGGCATTGCCATTATCTCGACTTCTCGAGGCATTATGACAGACCGCGAAGCCAGAAAAGAAGGCATTGGCGGCGAAGTCCTCTGCTACATCTGGTAA
- the rplO gene encoding 50S ribosomal protein L15 gives MRLSDAVPNPKSKHRRRRVARGIAAGQGASAGLGMRGQKARSGSGTRPGFEGGQMPLYRRLPKLKHFTVINRQQYTTINVSKLSVLASGTEVTLQSLIEAGIVTTDDGPLKILGDGDLSVALNVHAAAFTSSARAKIEAAGGSYTLIS, from the coding sequence ATGAGACTATCTGACGCGGTTCCTAATCCCAAATCCAAACATCGTCGCCGTCGTGTGGCTCGTGGTATTGCTGCAGGTCAAGGTGCTAGTGCTGGTCTCGGTATGCGCGGCCAGAAAGCCCGTTCTGGTAGTGGTACCCGTCCCGGCTTTGAAGGTGGTCAAATGCCACTGTACCGCCGCTTGCCGAAGCTCAAGCATTTTACGGTTATCAACCGGCAGCAGTACACTACGATCAACGTTAGCAAGTTGAGCGTCTTGGCCTCGGGTACAGAAGTAACGCTTCAATCATTAATCGAGGCGGGCATTGTTACCACTGATGATGGTCCGCTCAAAATTCTGGGAGACGGTGACCTAAGTGTTGCCTTAAATGTTCATGCTGCTGCTTTCACAAGCAGCGCACGAGCCAAGATTGAGGCAGCGGGTGGTAGTTACACCCTGATCAGTTAA
- the rpsQ gene encoding 30S ribosomal protein S17, protein MAVKETVGLVVSDKMDKTVVVAVENRSSHPKYGKIVVYTKRFKAHDEKNECKAGDRVRIRETRPLSRTKRWEVADILSRAQKV, encoded by the coding sequence ATGGCAGTTAAGGAAACAGTTGGCCTAGTGGTCAGCGACAAAATGGATAAAACCGTGGTGGTAGCGGTCGAGAACCGATCTTCCCATCCTAAGTACGGCAAGATTGTCGTTTACACCAAGCGGTTCAAAGCCCACGACGAGAAGAACGAGTGCAAGGCTGGCGACCGGGTCCGCATCCGAGAAACCCGTCCTTTAAGTCGCACCAAACGTTGGGAAGTTGCTGATATCCTCAGTCGGGCTCAAAAGGTTTAG
- the rplN gene encoding 50S ribosomal protein L14, translating to MIQQETYLNVADNSGARKLMCIRVLGGGNRRYGGVGDVIIAVVKDATPNMPVKKSDVVRAVIVRTRKALRRDSGMSIHFDDNAAVIINQDGNPRGTRVFGPVARELRDKNFTKIVSLAPEVL from the coding sequence ATGATTCAGCAGGAAACCTATCTCAACGTGGCGGATAACAGCGGAGCTCGTAAGCTCATGTGTATTCGTGTGCTAGGTGGGGGTAATCGACGTTACGGTGGCGTCGGCGATGTAATCATTGCCGTTGTCAAGGATGCGACCCCCAACATGCCGGTCAAAAAATCTGATGTAGTCCGAGCGGTCATCGTCCGTACTAGAAAGGCACTGCGTCGAGACAGTGGCATGAGCATTCACTTCGACGACAACGCAGCTGTAATCATCAACCAAGACGGCAACCCTCGAGGCACTCGCGTATTTGGCCCAGTCGCCCGCGAACTACGAGACAAGAACTTCACTAAAATCGTCTCCTTGGCTCCGGAGGTGCTTTAA
- a CDS encoding DNA-directed RNA polymerase subunit alpha, translating into MAQFQIECVESRTEKNYSQYSQFVLGPLDRGQGVTVGNALRRVLLSNLEGSSITAVRLAGVSHEFATVPGVREDVLDILLNMKEVVLKSYASDPQIGRLLVQGPTTVTAAHFELPTGVEVIDPNQYIATVSPNATLEMEFKIERGKGYRSVDRSRDDGTAVDFLQIDAVFMPVIKVSYTVEEARIGGLTEKDRLIMDVWTNGSLTPQESLSQAAHILVNLFSPLQNIVIEPTDLDDGSGSSGEQNQIPIEELQLSVRAYNCLKRAQINSVADLLDYTEEDLLEIKNFGQKSAEEVIEALQKHLGITLPQEKPSKNG; encoded by the coding sequence ATGGCACAATTTCAGATTGAATGCGTTGAATCTCGTACAGAGAAGAACTATAGCCAGTACAGCCAGTTCGTTCTGGGGCCATTAGATCGTGGGCAGGGGGTGACCGTCGGCAACGCACTCAGACGGGTGTTACTCTCAAACCTAGAGGGATCTTCGATCACTGCGGTTCGTCTTGCCGGAGTGAGCCACGAATTTGCTACGGTTCCAGGGGTAAGAGAGGATGTTTTAGATATCCTGCTCAACATGAAAGAGGTTGTGCTGAAGAGCTATGCTTCAGACCCTCAGATTGGCAGATTATTAGTTCAGGGGCCAACAACAGTTACAGCTGCTCACTTTGAACTGCCGACTGGGGTCGAGGTTATTGATCCGAATCAGTACATTGCGACTGTTTCGCCCAATGCCACCCTGGAGATGGAGTTCAAGATAGAGCGTGGGAAAGGCTATCGCTCTGTCGACCGAAGCCGGGATGACGGCACAGCTGTAGATTTTCTTCAAATTGATGCGGTTTTCATGCCGGTCATCAAGGTCAGCTACACAGTGGAAGAAGCCAGAATTGGCGGCCTTACTGAAAAGGATCGGCTGATTATGGATGTTTGGACTAATGGTAGTCTGACTCCTCAAGAATCTCTGAGTCAGGCTGCTCATATTCTGGTGAACCTGTTCAGCCCACTGCAAAACATTGTTATTGAACCAACTGATCTTGATGATGGCAGCGGTTCTAGTGGTGAGCAGAATCAAATCCCCATCGAAGAGCTTCAACTGTCAGTTCGGGCTTACAACTGCCTGAAGCGTGCTCAAATCAACTCAGTGGCTGACTTATTGGATTACACCGAAGAAGATTTACTAGAGATCAAAAACTTTGGCCAGAAATCCGCTGAAGAAGTTATTGAGGCATTACAGAAGCATCTAGGCATCACCCTGCCTCAGGAAAAGCCTTCTAAGAACGGTTAG
- the rpsK gene encoding 30S ribosomal protein S11, translating into MATRQPTRRTGPRKPKRNVPNGVAYIQSTFNNTIVTIADVSGDVISWASAGSSGFKGAKKGTPFAAQTAAEGAARRAIDQGMRQVEVMVNGPGSGRETAIRALQAAGLEITLIRDVTPIPHNGCRPPKRRRV; encoded by the coding sequence ATGGCAACTCGACAGCCTACTCGTCGTACGGGTCCCCGCAAGCCCAAGCGAAACGTGCCTAATGGGGTGGCCTATATTCAGTCCACCTTCAACAACACTATCGTAACCATTGCCGATGTGAGTGGCGATGTAATCTCTTGGGCATCAGCAGGCTCTAGTGGTTTCAAGGGCGCAAAGAAAGGTACTCCCTTTGCTGCACAAACAGCTGCTGAAGGTGCTGCTCGTCGAGCTATCGATCAGGGTATGCGCCAGGTTGAGGTTATGGTCAATGGGCCTGGCTCTGGTCGGGAAACGGCTATCCGAGCACTCCAAGCAGCTGGCTTAGAAATAACCCTGATTCGCGATGTAACTCCAATCCCTCACAATGGCTGCCGGCCTCCCAAGCGTCGTCGGGTTTAG
- the secY gene encoding preprotein translocase subunit SecY yields MVVSRGKAPSAQETFAQMAQAAGLRGRLFLTIGMLILVRLGIFIPVPGIDRQRFAAEIASNPVVGFLDIFSGGGLSALGVFALGILPYINASIILQLLTAAVPALEDLQKNEGEAGRRKISQITRYVALVWAVIQSIGICFWVQKYAESSGPLFFWNTTLALTAGSMFVMWVGELITERGVGNGASLLIFISIVSGLPKSLGQTFQLAKNDSSLVGGVVILMLVFLAMIVGIVFVQEGTRRIPIISARRQVGRRLYREQTSYLPLRLNSGGVMPIIFASSFLVLPAFLANSTRNPLLARIAEDYLRPNSWFYVGLYLVLILAFSYFYSSLVINPVDLSQNLKKMGASVPGIRPGKNTTEYIERVLNRLTLLGAVFLGAVAVIPTVVERATNITTFQGIGATSLLILVGVAIDTAKQIQTYVISQRYEGMVKQ; encoded by the coding sequence ATGGTGGTCAGTCGGGGCAAAGCGCCCAGTGCTCAGGAGACTTTTGCACAAATGGCCCAAGCAGCTGGTCTGCGGGGCCGTTTGTTTCTGACAATTGGGATGCTGATCTTGGTGCGTCTAGGCATCTTTATTCCAGTACCTGGTATTGACCGGCAACGTTTTGCAGCAGAGATTGCCAGCAATCCAGTCGTTGGTTTCCTGGATATTTTCTCTGGAGGCGGCCTATCGGCTCTCGGGGTATTTGCTCTAGGAATCCTGCCCTACATCAACGCTTCAATTATTCTGCAGTTATTAACGGCAGCAGTCCCTGCTCTAGAGGATTTGCAGAAGAATGAGGGTGAGGCCGGGCGACGCAAAATCTCCCAAATCACTCGGTACGTAGCTTTAGTTTGGGCTGTAATCCAGAGCATCGGTATATGTTTCTGGGTGCAGAAATATGCTGAAAGCAGTGGACCTCTGTTTTTCTGGAACACAACTCTAGCTCTCACCGCTGGCTCGATGTTCGTAATGTGGGTAGGCGAGCTGATTACCGAGAGGGGGGTTGGCAACGGTGCTTCTCTGCTCATTTTTATTAGTATTGTTTCAGGCTTACCCAAGTCTCTAGGTCAGACCTTCCAGCTAGCAAAGAATGACAGCTCCTTGGTGGGGGGTGTAGTTATTCTGATGCTTGTCTTCCTAGCCATGATTGTTGGGATTGTTTTTGTTCAGGAAGGAACCCGTCGGATCCCGATTATTTCGGCCAGGCGTCAGGTTGGTCGCCGTCTTTACCGAGAGCAAACGAGCTATCTGCCTCTGCGCTTGAATTCGGGCGGTGTCATGCCTATTATCTTTGCCTCCTCTTTTCTTGTATTGCCAGCTTTTCTAGCCAATTCGACCCGTAATCCCCTGTTAGCTCGCATTGCAGAGGATTACTTACGGCCTAATAGTTGGTTCTATGTAGGGCTGTATTTGGTGTTGATTTTGGCCTTTAGCTACTTTTACTCTTCGCTAGTAATTAACCCGGTTGACCTATCTCAAAACCTTAAGAAGATGGGAGCTAGTGTTCCTGGGATTCGCCCGGGCAAGAACACCACTGAGTATATTGAGCGGGTTCTCAATCGTCTCACTCTGTTGGGTGCAGTCTTCCTAGGGGCAGTTGCAGTCATTCCAACTGTTGTTGAACGGGCTACCAACATCACAACCTTTCAGGGAATTGGTGCAACGTCGCTACTAATCCTGGTAGGCGTTGCGATTGACACTGCAAAGCAGATTCAAACCTATGTGATTTCTCAGCGCTACGAAGGAATGGTGAAGCAGTAG
- the rpmJ gene encoding 50S ribosomal protein L36 — translation MKVRASVKKICEKCRVIRRHGRVMVICSNPKHKQRQG, via the coding sequence ATGAAGGTACGAGCTTCGGTCAAGAAAATCTGTGAGAAGTGCCGTGTTATCCGTCGACACGGTCGGGTTATGGTCATCTGTTCCAATCCAAAGCACAAGCAGCGGCAGGGCTAA
- the rplE gene encoding 50S ribosomal protein L5: protein MPDRFKALYQDKVVPKLVDEFKYKNIMQVPKLDKVVVNRGMGEAAQNAKSLEASLAEIATITGQKPVVTRAKKAIAGFKIRQGMPVGIMVTLRQERMYAFLDRLINLALPRIRDFRGVSAKSFDGRGNYTLGIREQLIFPEIEYDRIDAIRGMDISIITTANTDEEGRALLREMGMPFRES from the coding sequence ATGCCCGATCGGTTCAAGGCTTTGTACCAGGACAAAGTTGTCCCTAAACTCGTTGATGAGTTTAAGTACAAAAATATCATGCAAGTTCCCAAGCTTGACAAGGTTGTTGTCAACCGAGGCATGGGAGAAGCTGCTCAAAATGCTAAGTCCTTAGAGGCGTCATTGGCAGAAATTGCAACTATTACAGGTCAAAAGCCGGTAGTTACCCGTGCAAAAAAAGCTATTGCTGGCTTCAAAATTCGCCAGGGTATGCCAGTTGGTATTATGGTTACCCTGCGCCAAGAACGGATGTATGCATTCCTCGATCGTTTGATCAATTTAGCCCTGCCGCGTATTCGGGATTTTCGAGGCGTCAGCGCTAAAAGCTTTGATGGACGCGGTAACTACACCCTAGGCATCCGTGAACAGCTCATTTTTCCCGAAATTGAGTATGACCGCATTGATGCCATTCGGGGCATGGACATTTCGATCATCACTACAGCAAATACGGACGAGGAAGGCCGCGCCCTACTCAGGGAAATGGGAATGCCTTTCCGAGAGAGTTAG
- the infA gene encoding translation initiation factor IF-1 — protein MAKQDVIEMEGVVTESLPNAMFRVDLDNGFNVLAHISGKIRRNYIKILPGDRVKVELTPYDLTKGRITYRLRKK, from the coding sequence TTGGCTAAGCAAGATGTGATCGAGATGGAGGGGGTGGTTACGGAGTCCCTGCCTAATGCTATGTTCCGGGTTGATTTGGATAATGGCTTTAATGTGCTTGCGCACATTTCGGGCAAAATCCGCCGTAACTACATCAAGATTTTGCCAGGTGACAGAGTTAAGGTTGAACTGACTCCTTATGATCTCACCAAGGGACGCATTACCTACCGTCTACGCAAAAAGTAA
- the rplF gene encoding 50S ribosomal protein L6, translating to MSRIGKRPIPIPNKVTVTVDGQKVTVNGPSGELSQVLPDEVSVEQQDGTLVVTRRDDSRPARERHGLARTLVANMVTGVTEGFKKDMKIAGVGYRLQVVGSKLTITAGYSHPIEIELPKGVTIDVDQRATPIGNTKNQQGFNFSVKGIDKQAVGDIAAEIRAVRPLEPYKGKGIRYAYEILRLKAGKAGKK from the coding sequence ATGTCCCGGATTGGCAAGCGTCCGATTCCGATTCCTAACAAAGTAACTGTGACTGTGGACGGTCAAAAAGTGACGGTCAACGGTCCCAGTGGAGAACTTAGCCAAGTTCTGCCTGATGAGGTTAGTGTAGAGCAGCAGGATGGCACACTGGTTGTCACCCGTCGAGATGACTCTCGCCCAGCCCGTGAGCGACACGGTCTTGCTCGCACTCTGGTTGCCAATATGGTTACTGGAGTGACCGAGGGCTTCAAAAAAGACATGAAGATTGCGGGTGTTGGCTATCGCCTGCAAGTGGTAGGTAGCAAATTAACGATCACTGCTGGCTACAGTCATCCAATCGAGATTGAGTTGCCCAAGGGTGTAACCATTGATGTTGACCAAAGAGCAACTCCAATAGGTAACACTAAGAATCAACAAGGCTTCAACTTCAGTGTCAAGGGGATTGACAAGCAGGCCGTAGGCGATATTGCTGCTGAAATCCGTGCTGTTCGACCTCTGGAGCCTTACAAGGGCAAAGGCATCCGTTATGCCTATGAAATACTGCGCCTGAAGGCTGGTAAGGCAGGGAAGAAGTAA
- the rpsM gene encoding 30S ribosomal protein S13 → MARIAGVDLPRDKRVEIGLTYIYGIGLTRSQQILAATGVSPDTRVKDLSDTDVSALRAELEANYQVEGDLRRLEGMNIKRLMDIGTYRGRRHRLGLPVRGQRTRTNARTRRGGRRTVAGKKKAPGKK, encoded by the coding sequence GTGGCACGGATTGCAGGGGTAGACCTCCCCAGGGACAAACGAGTAGAGATCGGGCTTACCTACATTTACGGTATTGGTTTAACCCGATCTCAGCAGATTCTAGCCGCTACGGGTGTTAGCCCGGATACGCGGGTGAAAGACCTTTCAGACACTGATGTCTCTGCTCTGCGAGCAGAACTTGAGGCGAATTACCAGGTTGAAGGTGACCTGCGGCGTCTTGAGGGCATGAACATCAAACGGTTGATGGACATTGGTACTTACCGAGGTCGGCGCCATCGGCTGGGATTGCCTGTCAGGGGACAACGCACTCGTACTAATGCTCGTACTCGACGAGGAGGTCGTCGGACCGTTGCAGGTAAGAAGAAGGCTCCAGGTAAGAAGTAG
- the truA gene encoding tRNA pseudouridine(38-40) synthase TruA: protein MTSVVASQPQRVALLLQYRGEGFHGWQRQPRERSVQQDVEDTLAKVLGQPVILHGAGRTDTGVHAAGQVAHFTAVTRIPGNRWASVLNTRLPEDILVRASAPVGLDWHARFSASWRRYRYTLYTDPVPNLFVSPWVWHHYHKTLDVIAIRVALEELLGYHHLSAFRRSGSSRPHSWVDIQKVHCQQEGPFIHIEVQASGFLYGMMRLLVGLLVELGRGNLSSEDFRRIWREERKSEVKYAAPARGLCLLSVGYPENPFASDVVEGAMPKPTFAA from the coding sequence ATGACCTCAGTTGTTGCTAGTCAGCCTCAGCGCGTTGCCCTTCTCCTCCAGTACCGGGGGGAAGGCTTCCATGGCTGGCAACGGCAACCCCGCGAGCGTAGTGTCCAGCAGGATGTTGAAGATACGTTGGCAAAAGTCCTGGGGCAACCTGTGATTTTACATGGTGCTGGTAGAACAGACACAGGAGTCCATGCCGCGGGTCAGGTTGCTCACTTTACTGCTGTCACCCGGATCCCAGGCAATCGATGGGCAAGCGTACTCAACACTCGTTTGCCGGAAGACATCTTGGTTCGGGCCTCAGCTCCAGTTGGTCTTGACTGGCACGCTCGCTTTTCAGCTAGCTGGCGTCGCTACCGCTACACCCTTTATACCGATCCGGTTCCCAACCTGTTCGTCAGTCCTTGGGTCTGGCACCACTATCACAAAACCCTGGATGTGATAGCGATACGGGTTGCTCTAGAGGAATTGCTAGGATACCACCATCTGAGCGCTTTCCGGCGCAGTGGATCTAGTCGCCCCCACTCCTGGGTAGATATTCAAAAAGTCCACTGCCAACAAGAAGGACCATTCATCCACATTGAAGTTCAAGCCAGCGGTTTTCTATATGGCATGATGCGCCTTCTGGTTGGCTTGCTTGTAGAGCTAGGCCGTGGCAACTTGAGCTCAGAAGACTTTAGGCGCATTTGGCGAGAAGAGCGCAAGTCAGAAGTTAAGTATGCCGCTCCTGCCCGAGGTTTGTGCCTGCTCAGTGTAGGGTATCCTGAAAATCCCTTCGCGTCGGATGTGGTAGAGGGCGCGATGCCTAAGCCAACCTTTGCTGCCTAA
- the rplQ gene encoding 50S ribosomal protein L17 has translation MRHRCRVPQLSLPADQRKALMRALTTELIRNGRITTTKARAKAIRSEAEKMIALAKDGSLAARRQAIGYLYDKQLVHALFEQVGDRYGGRQGGYTRILRTVSRRGDNAQMAIIELV, from the coding sequence ATGCGTCACCGTTGCCGTGTTCCGCAATTGAGCCTGCCTGCCGATCAACGTAAAGCGTTGATGCGGGCTCTTACAACTGAGTTGATCCGTAATGGTCGAATCACTACAACTAAGGCCCGTGCCAAGGCGATTCGGTCTGAAGCTGAGAAAATGATTGCCCTGGCCAAGGATGGCTCTCTTGCTGCCCGTCGTCAAGCTATCGGCTATCTGTATGACAAACAGCTAGTTCACGCCTTGTTCGAGCAGGTGGGTGATCGGTATGGTGGTCGGCAAGGAGGCTATACCCGTATTCTGCGTACGGTTAGCCGTCGAGGGGATAACGCTCAGATGGCAATTATTGAGCTGGTCTAA
- the rpsE gene encoding 30S ribosomal protein S5: MAQRDRGNRGGGTGPGGGSDRDSDRSNDRGGRRGGRNSERDRNRNNEEKSEWQERVVQIRRVTKVVKGGKKLSFRAIVIVGNEKGQVGVGVGKASDVIGAVKKGVADGKKHLIEVPLTRTSSVPHPATGEGGGAKVMIRPAAPGTGVIAGGAVRTVLELAGVRNILAKQLGSDNPLNNARAAVTALSSLRTLAGVAEERGIAVERLYSK; encoded by the coding sequence ATGGCACAACGAGATAGAGGCAATCGCGGCGGCGGTACTGGTCCTGGGGGTGGTAGCGACCGCGACAGTGATCGTAGCAATGACCGTGGTGGACGTCGCGGTGGGCGTAACAGCGAGCGTGATCGTAACCGCAATAATGAGGAGAAGTCCGAGTGGCAGGAACGTGTAGTCCAAATTCGACGCGTTACCAAGGTTGTTAAGGGCGGTAAAAAGCTCAGCTTCCGAGCCATTGTCATTGTGGGTAACGAGAAGGGCCAAGTCGGGGTTGGGGTTGGTAAAGCCAGTGATGTAATTGGCGCAGTTAAAAAGGGCGTTGCCGATGGCAAAAAGCATCTAATTGAGGTGCCTCTCACTCGCACCAGCTCCGTGCCTCACCCTGCTACTGGTGAAGGCGGAGGAGCTAAAGTCATGATCCGTCCAGCTGCTCCAGGGACCGGGGTAATTGCAGGTGGTGCTGTACGTACAGTGCTGGAATTGGCTGGTGTCCGCAATATTTTAGCCAAGCAACTAGGCTCTGATAACCCTTTAAACAACGCTAGAGCTGCTGTCACAGCTCTGTCCTCTCTGCGAACCTTGGCTGGTGTCGCTGAAGAGCGTGGTATTGCCGTTGAGCGGCTCTACAGCAAGTGA
- the rplP gene encoding 50S ribosomal protein L16: protein MLSPRRTKFRKQQRGRMGGLATRGNDLNFGEFALQALEPAWITSRQIEAGRRAMTRYIRRGGKIWIRIFPDKPVTMRPAETRMGSGKGAPEFWVAVVKPGRILFEIGGVSEEIAREAMRLAAFKMPIKTKFIMRQKVEGEE from the coding sequence ATGCTCAGTCCCAGACGTACTAAATTCCGCAAGCAACAGCGAGGTCGCATGGGTGGCCTCGCAACCCGCGGCAACGACCTTAACTTTGGTGAATTTGCTCTCCAAGCCTTGGAGCCTGCCTGGATTACGTCACGCCAAATCGAGGCAGGGCGACGGGCCATGACTCGCTATATCCGTAGAGGCGGCAAGATCTGGATCCGCATTTTTCCAGATAAGCCTGTCACTATGCGTCCTGCTGAAACTCGGATGGGCTCTGGTAAAGGGGCACCTGAGTTTTGGGTAGCTGTTGTGAAACCAGGTCGGATTTTATTTGAAATTGGCGGTGTAAGTGAAGAGATCGCACGCGAAGCGATGCGACTAGCTGCCTTTAAGATGCCGATCAAGACCAAGTTCATCATGCGACAGAAGGTCGAGGGAGAAGAGTAA
- the rpmC gene encoding 50S ribosomal protein L29 — protein MALSTIKEARDLSDGELAEQIIAVKKELFQLRFQKATRKLEKSHLFKHARHRLAQLMTVENERAKAAAKE, from the coding sequence ATGGCCCTTTCCACGATTAAAGAAGCCAGAGACCTCTCCGATGGTGAACTGGCAGAGCAAATCATCGCCGTCAAAAAAGAGCTGTTTCAGCTGCGCTTCCAGAAGGCAACTCGAAAACTGGAAAAGTCTCATTTGTTTAAGCACGCGCGGCACCGGCTAGCTCAATTGATGACCGTAGAAAATGAGCGAGCGAAGGCCGCTGCTAAGGAGTAA